Within the Sporocytophaga myxococcoides DSM 11118 genome, the region GCATTCTCTACAAGGCCGGATTTGAATCCACTGTTTAATATTCTTATACTAAATTCTATATCCTCTCCCATCCTGGTAATAATATATCCTCGAGTATTCTCAAATACCTGCCTTGATATTCCCATATTAAAACTTCTTGGATGAAAAGTTCCAACCCTTTTTTTATTTCCTCTTATTCCTCCAGTAGTAAATAATGAGGTCATTGAATAACTGATTGCCTTCTGAACATCAGTAAATGAAGGATGGCTTTTATCCGGGCCTCCAAATGCATCCAGGTAATTTTCATTCAAGGCCTTTTCAAGCTCTTCAAAATAGTTGGCAGGGATAATGCAATCGGAATCAAAAACGATAAAATAATCACCGTTGGCTCTTTCATATCCATAGTTTCTAGAAAAGCCTTGTCCGGTATTTTCTTTATAATAATACGTTACTTCAAGTTGCGATTTGAAAGAATTAACTATATCCTCACATTTTATGGAAGACCCATCTTCAACAATAACAACATCGAAATTATTGTAAGTCTGTTTTGTAAGACTTTCCAAAAGTTCTTTAATTTCATCAGGACGGTTGTAGATGGGAATAACTACAGAATACCTTCTCATGCAATATCTCCGACTTTATCAAGAACTATATAATCAGACTTATTATGAGAATTCATCGTAAGTATTTCCCCGATAAAACCTGCTAAAAATAATTGTACCCCAATAATTATGGCAACTAATGCAAGGTAAAACCATGTATTATTGACAACATCTCTCCCTTTAATGCCCATAGAAAGACTGTAGATCTTATCAGCAAGTAGATAAAAAGTAGTAAAAAATCCGAAGATAAAAGACAATGTACCTAGTGAGCCAAAAAAGTGCATTGGCCTTTTTTTAAATTTAGTTACAAAGGTTATTGACAAAAGGTCTAGAAAGCCATATAAAAAACGTTCCAAACCAAATTTGGTCGTTCCATATTTTCTTGCCTGGTGCTGAACCACCTTTTCTCCAATTTTTCCAAAACCATTTCTTTTGGCTATTACTGGTATATATCGATGCATCTCGCCATAAATCTCGACGTTTTTTATCACCTGATATTTATATGCTTTCAAGCCACAGTTAAAATCATGAAGCTTAATTCCTGATATACTACTGGTAACTCCATTAAATAACTTGGTAGGAATAGTTTTTGAAATGGGATCAAATCTTTTTTTCTTCCAACCTGATACAAGATCATATCCCTGATTTTTGATCATATCATACAGTTCAGGAATTTCATCCGGACTATCCTGCAAATCAGCATCCATGGTGATCACCACTTCTCCTTTAGCATTATGAAATCCATGATTCAAAGCCGCACTTTTACCATAATTACGACTAAATCTAACGCCCTTGATATAAGGATTATCTATATTCAGTTTTTCAATTACTTCCCATGATTCATCTGTACTACCATCATCGACAAGAATAACTTCATACTTAAAATTATTAGCATTCATTACTCTACTTATCCATTGAGTAAGCTCGGGTAATGACTCTGCTTCATTCAACAAAGGCACTACTACAGATATGTCCGGTCTTAGAGAAGCCATCTTAATTATTAATAAAATACATTCCTTTGTTAATTACAGCCAAAGGTTTTCCCTTAAACTTCCAACCAACAAACGGAGTATTTTTAGATTTAGATTTAATATCACCTTTAGTAAACTCCCATTCTCTTTCTGAATCGAATATGGTAATCTCAGCAAGCTCTCCTTCTTTTATAACTGGCTGAGACAACCCCAGAATTCTTCGGGGCGCATAAGATATCTTCTCAAGAATTGTTTCAAGAGAAATATCTCCTTTGAGAGTATTAACAATGGAGAACACTGATTCTAATCCAATCATTCCAAATTCAGCAAGATCGAATTCTAAATTCTTGCTCTCTTCATCCTGAGGATTATGATCTGATACGATAGCATCAATAACTCCATCTCTCAAATAACTCCAGAATGCATCAACATCTTCCTTAGACCTTAATGGAGGGTTCACCTTTAAATTTGTATCGAATGAAGTCAGTAAGGTATCATCAAGAGCAAGATTATATGCTGTAATATCAGAAGTCACATTCAAACCTTCAGCTTTAGCCTCTTTAATAAGCTGAAAAGAACGAGGACTACTGACATGAGAAAAGTGAATTTTTCCTCCTGTATACCTTAATATCCTAAGATCTCTTTCAACAATAATCTCTTCAGCCAACTTAGGAAGCCCTTTCAAGCCTAATACTGTACTGGTAAATCCTTCGTTCATCTGACCATACATTGAAACATATTTATCCTCTGCATGCACAAGTAATAATCCATCAAATGACTGTAGATATTGAAGTGTCTTTAATAACACATCAGAATGCCAGATAGGTTTATTTCCATCAGAAAAAGCTATTGCTCCAGCTTTATGCAAATCAATCATCTCTGTAATTTCTTCACCCTTATTGTCTATAGTAACAGCAGCAACAGGGTAAACAGAAGTTATTTTATTTGCAGACCTGTTAGAAATATATTCAACAAGATCTTTAGTTTGTAAAACGGGCTTGGTATTAGGCATACAAACCATACCTGTAAACCCACCCGACGCTGCTGCTTTGGTAGCAGAATGAATATCTTCTTTATGTTCACTTCCGGGATCTTTAATAGATGCCCTTAAGTCAAACCATCCGGGGGAAACTTTTAAATTGGGGCTTTCAAGTACAACATCAGCAGTCTCTTCAAAATCTCCAATCTTCTCAATTTTACCATCAATAATAACTATATTCTTTTTCTGAAAATGATAAGGTGAATTTTTATCTATTATTTCAGCAGATTTTAAGAGAATTTTCATTTTAAAAGAAGCGAATCAATAAAATTTCTGTGAGTAAAAACAACAGGCACAAAATTAAACAATATTTCCAAAGAGGCCTTCCTTGTTCTTCATTTTTAAAATCTTTAAGAAAAGAATCCGTATTATTCAGAGGAAGAATCTTAACATTCGGATGAACAGCCTGAACTTTCTTTAATTCATCTATTGTATAAAACTCCATAATAGATTCTTTCTTGCCAAAGTTTAAAGCAACAATCCTTTCAATATTTCCCTGCTTGTTTACAAGAGAATAAAATCCAGGTCCCATTTCCCTGTCAGGTATTTCAACCACCAGCTGTTTACCTGAAATTCTTTGATCTGGAATAAACTTAATCCCATTACCTTCTAGTGTAAAAATATTTTCAACGCGAGGATCTGTTAATTCAATAGTAAAATTTTTATCCTGAAAACTATATCCTAATTTTTCATACGATGAAAAACTATCAAATCCGATTTTATATAAAACAGGAACAAATAACGCATGCCTAGGAAAGTTTGTATAACCAGAATTGAATGGGGCTGTAAAGAAAAATAACTTGCCTTTTCCTGAACTAAATTCAGACAAGAAAGACCTTCCATTCTTAAACTTTAATAATCCATTAGATTGACTCTGAGAATATAAAATGGGAAAGGCATAAGGCATTGAAATATTGTGGTCCTTTTTCTCAAATATATTTTTAAAGAAAGGATTGTTAAAATCAGGAGGTACTAAGGTATAAAGCCCCCTATCCCCTAATGTATCTGCCGAATAGGAATCAACCTGAGATATATTTAAACTTTTTAATAAACTATTTAAGTTGTTTATATCAGTTGTTCTAGAAGGGACATATATAAGCTCACCACCTTTCTTAACAAAATCAGCAATGGACTCAGAAAGAGAAACTGGAATATTCTTTACAGCATTAAATACTATTAAATTAGAAACTGGAATTGCAGAATAATCAAGACTACCTGATGAAGTTGATGTAACAACAAAAATATCTTCATTACTAAAAAGATTTCTCAAATAGGAATTATCCTCGTCATCTATTAATAAAACTTTAACCTTGGGACTGGGATTAATTGTAAAGAAATATTGATTGTCAAAAGAGATAGGACTGTCGTCGATAGAAAGAATACATTTTTTAACTGAATTACCTGTTATGTTAAAAGGAATTTTCACAACTAAAGAGATTCCATTACTTACTTCAGCTACTGCAGAACTAACCTGAATTCCATCAATATTTAGTTTCAAATTCACCTCTTTACGCTCTTCATTTCCTTGATAATTAAGCTTTACATTAATTTCATTATTCTGATTAACTTTCACATAAGGAGTTCCTAACCAGACTGAATCTATGAAGACATTGGAAACCTCTTTATTCTGAACTGGTATCCAATAATATTCAGATAAAGAATCAAACTCCAAATTCTCCAAGGATCCCATGGTTGATTTTTGAAAATCAGAGAACCAATAATAATTATTTATAGATTTACTATCTAAATCACTGAGATTTTTAAACCTATTATTAACTTCGTCACCACTTCTATATTCATTGGAAAACTTTATCTCAGATAGCCTTTCGCTAAACCGATCTTTGTTTCTTTTAAATAAATCTTTCCCTTCAAAATTATTGGTCAAAAGCGCATAGTTAGTAGACGTAGGATTAAGATCCACGAGGGATAACAATGATTTTGTTACCACATCGAGAGCTTTTCCATCCTCCAATTCATTTTCCATGCTATACGAATTATCCAGATACACTCCGACATTATTTTTAGATTTAGCCCCAATCCCATTACCCTGAATTATTGGCTGAGCAAAAGCCAACACTAGAAATAAAATAAATAATATCCTGCTAAGTAGAATTAGTATTTGCTTTAATCTAAAACGAGTGGATGTTGACTCCTTAACTACTTCCAGAAACGAAACGTTGGTAAACAACACCTTTACTGGACGTTGGAAATTAAAGAGATGAATAATTATCGGAATTAATATAGCCGATATTGCGAACAAATAAGAAGGATATAGAAAATTCATTAATTCAAATCAGAAATCAAGTTTCAAGGCTGTAATATAAAAATTAAATTTTCAATTTGACTAAATGAATAGACGCAAATATGAATTAAATCTAAAACGATAACACTAAAAAATTAAATATAAAAATAACCATTTGTTTCTGTTGAAAAAAAGATAGAAACCCATATA harbors:
- a CDS encoding glycosyltransferase family 2 protein, which encodes MASLRPDISVVVPLLNEAESLPELTQWISRVMNANNFKYEVILVDDGSTDESWEVIEKLNIDNPYIKGVRFSRNYGKSAALNHGFHNAKGEVVITMDADLQDSPDEIPELYDMIKNQGYDLVSGWKKKRFDPISKTIPTKLFNGVTSSISGIKLHDFNCGLKAYKYQVIKNVEIYGEMHRYIPVIAKRNGFGKIGEKVVQHQARKYGTTKFGLERFLYGFLDLLSITFVTKFKKRPMHFFGSLGTLSFIFGFFTTFYLLADKIYSLSMGIKGRDVVNNTWFYLALVAIIIGVQLFLAGFIGEILTMNSHNKSDYIVLDKVGDIA
- a CDS encoding glycosyltransferase; the protein is MRRYSVVIPIYNRPDEIKELLESLTKQTYNNFDVVIVEDGSSIKCEDIVNSFKSQLEVTYYYKENTGQGFSRNYGYERANGDYFIVFDSDCIIPANYFEELEKALNENYLDAFGGPDKSHPSFTDVQKAISYSMTSLFTTGGIRGNKKRVGTFHPRSFNMGISRQVFENTRGYIITRMGEDIEFSIRILNSGFKSGLVENAFVYHKRRTNFTHFFKQLHFFGRARINIYRFFPAELKPIHFMPAAFTIFCAFTLLSSIFSSTIFYLCLGILLLYSVLILIDATIKNRSLKIGFLSVAAVFTQLTGYGIGFLTELKRELFKEKK
- a CDS encoding BatA domain-containing protein, whose product is MNFLYPSYLFAISAILIPIIIHLFNFQRPVKVLFTNVSFLEVVKESTSTRFRLKQILILLSRILFILFLVLAFAQPIIQGNGIGAKSKNNVGVYLDNSYSMENELEDGKALDVVTKSLLSLVDLNPTSTNYALLTNNFEGKDLFKRNKDRFSERLSEIKFSNEYRSGDEVNNRFKNLSDLDSKSINNYYWFSDFQKSTMGSLENLEFDSLSEYYWIPVQNKEVSNVFIDSVWLGTPYVKVNQNNEINVKLNYQGNEERKEVNLKLNIDGIQVSSAVAEVSNGISLVVKIPFNITGNSVKKCILSIDDSPISFDNQYFFTINPSPKVKVLLIDDEDNSYLRNLFSNEDIFVVTSTSSGSLDYSAIPVSNLIVFNAVKNIPVSLSESIADFVKKGGELIYVPSRTTDINNLNSLLKSLNISQVDSYSADTLGDRGLYTLVPPDFNNPFFKNIFEKKDHNISMPYAFPILYSQSQSNGLLKFKNGRSFLSEFSSGKGKLFFFTAPFNSGYTNFPRHALFVPVLYKIGFDSFSSYEKLGYSFQDKNFTIELTDPRVENIFTLEGNGIKFIPDQRISGKQLVVEIPDREMGPGFYSLVNKQGNIERIVALNFGKKESIMEFYTIDELKKVQAVHPNVKILPLNNTDSFLKDFKNEEQGRPLWKYCLILCLLFLLTEILLIRFF
- a CDS encoding dihydroorotase; amino-acid sequence: MKILLKSAEIIDKNSPYHFQKKNIVIIDGKIEKIGDFEETADVVLESPNLKVSPGWFDLRASIKDPGSEHKEDIHSATKAAASGGFTGMVCMPNTKPVLQTKDLVEYISNRSANKITSVYPVAAVTIDNKGEEITEMIDLHKAGAIAFSDGNKPIWHSDVLLKTLQYLQSFDGLLLVHAEDKYVSMYGQMNEGFTSTVLGLKGLPKLAEEIIVERDLRILRYTGGKIHFSHVSSPRSFQLIKEAKAEGLNVTSDITAYNLALDDTLLTSFDTNLKVNPPLRSKEDVDAFWSYLRDGVIDAIVSDHNPQDEESKNLEFDLAEFGMIGLESVFSIVNTLKGDISLETILEKISYAPRRILGLSQPVIKEGELAEITIFDSEREWEFTKGDIKSKSKNTPFVGWKFKGKPLAVINKGMYFINN